From Loxodonta africana isolate mLoxAfr1 chromosome 2, mLoxAfr1.hap2, whole genome shotgun sequence, the proteins below share one genomic window:
- the SPINK1 gene encoding serine protease inhibitor Kazal-type 1 has protein sequence MKVTSIFLLSVLVLFSLSDNTKANCLGREAICTNDVSGCTKIYNPVCGTDGNTYSTECMLCMENK, from the exons ATGAAGGTAACAAGCATCTTTCTGCTCAGTGTTTTGGTCCTGTTCAGTTTATCCG ATAACACTAAAGCTAACTGCCTGGGAAGAGAG GCTATATGTACCAATGATGTTAGTGGATGCACCAAGATCTATAACCCTGTATGTGGGACTGATGGAAATACTTATTCCACTGAATGCATGCTATGTATGGAAAATAAGTGA